A segment of the Mustelus asterias unplaced genomic scaffold, sMusAst1.hap1.1 HAP1_SCAFFOLD_113, whole genome shotgun sequence genome:
ctgcagatccgaccaaagaatacacccgtcaactcaacagacagatcaagacatttgatccggaccttcagagcaccctccgtgctctcatcccacgtactccccgcgttggagatctctactacctcccgaagatacacaaggcaaacacacctggctgtcccatcgtatcgggcaatgggaccctgtgcgagaaactctccggctacgtcgagggcatcctgaaacccattgtacaaagaaccccagcttctgtcgtgacactacggacttccttcagaaacagcacacatggagcagttgaaccagcagcactcctcatcacaatggatgtctcggcactctacaccagcatcccccacgacgatggcattggtgcaactgcctcagtactcaacgccaacaactgccaatctccagatgcaattttacaatcatCCACTTCATCATgaccaacagacacctccagacgctgaaagatgccctcataagaacaggatatggcgcttgactcatcgatcgacagttctgatgcgccACGGCGAaaaactgacctcctcagaagacaaacactggacaggaggacagagtaccctttgtcgtccagtacttccccggagcgaagaagctacgacatctccggagccttcaacatgtcattgatgaagaccaacatctcgccaaggccatccccacacccccactacttggcttcaaacaaccgcacaacctcaaaaagaCTATTGtctgcaacaaactacccagccttcaggagaacagtgaccacggcaccacacaaccctgccacagcaacctctgcaagacgtgccggatcatcgacatggatgccatcatctcacgtgagaacaccatccaccaggtacacggtacatacacttgcaactcagccaacgttgtctacctgatacgctgcaggaaaggatgtcccgaggcatgatacattggggagaccatgcagacgctatgacagcggatgaatgaacaccgctcaacaatcaccagacaagagtgttcttttcctgttgggaacacttcagcggtcacgggcattcggcttctgatcttcgggtaagcgttctccaaggcagccttcacgacacacgacagcgcagagtcgctgagcagagactgacagccaagttccgcacacatgaggatggcctcaacttggatcttgggttcgtgtcatgctatttgtaacccccacgacttgcctgggcttgcaaaatctcactaactgtcctggctggagacaatacacatctctttaacctgtacttcaccctctctccactcacattgtctgtacctttcagacttgattacctgtaaaaactcgcattccaaccattattttgtaaattgagtttgtgtctttacttgccctgtttgtgaactgaaatcccactcacctgatgaaggggcagcgctccgaaagctagtggcttgtgctgccaaataaacctgttggactttaacctggtgttgtgagacttcttcctgtgtttacccgagtccaacgccggcgtctccacatccaggacaggaagcagtgagcatggatctgtcaatcagcctgaatagtatatatattatatatttccagttaTTCATCTCTTGCTTATTAGAATCATTAGTCTTTGGATTTttcttccacagggatcagtggaagCTGAGGGTTATTGAAGATATTCGAGGATGAGTTAGATGGATATTACATTGATAATGGAGTCAAGCGTTATGTAGAacaagtgggaaaatggagtgaaagttaagatgaggagggatttcctcactcaaggatgtggtgaagtTTTTGAATTCTGCactccagaggactgtggagcctcagtcatcaaatattttcaagagagagattggtaACTTTTGAGGCATTGAGCAACATGGgggatagaacatggaacatagaaaagctacagcacaaacaggcccttcggctcacaagttacgccgaacatgtccctagctacgaggcttacctataaccctctatcttactaacttccatgatagTTTGGGAAAAAGTGGCGCTATGGAAATAGTGTGAGGTAGaccagccaattctcaatgaatggttgaggcagttcgatgggctgaatggccaactgcagctcctgtttcttatgatttgtgtgtggtggacaggaagcagtgagcatggatctgtcaatcagcctcaatcagcaccttcaggagaattgggagggttaatattagatacagcagagtgagaatggagggagagtgtgtgggatggagatttacagcttttggggaatgagaacggaaagaatgttccatagaaactagaattgtctgttctgaatttctacttCTATTtctaactcattttacaggatattgaaagaggaaccacaggctgaaatctcaaatgtcacgtctagatctgacagtcatattccttgggagctgaatatcatcggcctttgaatctagaaggagaaatgattgtccagtctgttgatttgaaaaaaaattcaaacatcagtgtgactggaaaagcaccaacacactgtcgagtgagagtgttccaatgcactgactaaagagctttaactagttacacagcctgaataaatatcacaccattcacagtgaggaaaGACTGTACCAGTgtcctgtgtgtggacgaggcttcaactcattgtccacccaagagagaggaaaggacacctggaccatggagaaaccatggaaatgtgcggactgtgggaagagatacagagccccatcagagctggaagctcatcggcgcagtcacactggggagagaccattcacctgctctcagtgtgggaagggattcgctctgtCATCCAccttgcagaaacaccagcgagttcacactggagagagaccgttcacctgctctcagtgtgggaaggaattcagtcTGTTAACCactctgcggacacaccagcgagttcacactggggagaggccgttcacctgctctcagtgtggggagggattcgctcagtcatccaccttgcagagacaccagcgagttcacactggggagagaccattcacctgctctcagtgtgggaagggattcactcggttatcgtaCATGtgcagacaccagcgagttcacactggggagagacccttcacctgctctcagtgtggggagggattcagtgattcatccagcctgcggacacaccagcgagtccacactggggagaggccgttcacctgctctcagtgtggaaagcggttcagtgattcatccCAACTGcgcaaacaccagcgagttcacactggggagaggccattcacctgctccgtgtgtggggagggattcacttgttcatcccacctgcggaggcaccagcgagttcacactggggagaggccattcagctgctctcagtgtggggagggattcactcgattatacaccctgcggacacaccagcgagttcacactggggagaaaccattcacctgctccgtgtgtggggagggattcacttgttcatcccacctgctgacacaccagcgagttcacacgggggagagaccattcacctgctctcattgtgggaagggattcactcagtcatcccacctgcggagg
Coding sequences within it:
- the LOC144484493 gene encoding uncharacterized protein LOC144484493 produces the protein MEKPWKCADCGKRYRAPSELEAHRRSHTGERPFTCSQCGKGFALSSTLQKHQRVHTGERPFTCSQCGKEFSLLTTLRTHQRVHTGERPFTCSQCGEGFAQSSTLQRHQRVHTGERPFTCSQCGKGFTRLSYMCRHQRVHTGERPFTCSQCGEGFSDSSSLRTHQRVHTGERPFTCSQCGKRFSDSSQLRKHQRVHTGERPFTCSVCGEGFTCSSHLRRHQRVHTGERPFSCSQCGEGFTRLYTLRTHQRVHTGEKPFTCSVCGEGFTCSSHLLTHQRVHTGERPFTCSHCGKGFTQSSHLRRHQRVHTGERPFTCSVCEKRFRDSSELLRHQRVHE